TAACATGTCTAAAAGCTCATAGCCTAGTACATTGTCACACCCTAAGTTGAGGAGTATCACATGTTTGACTATGAATTCGCCCAGCAAATTTAGGCTCATGAAAATTGTGGGAAATTCAATCCTTCACACCCTTAGTATGAAGAAGGAACTTGTATAGAATATATTCTAAATCTAGATTGAGCTAGCTTATTCTGACTATGACACCCTGCTAAATCTGTAGTCAATAATCTGATGTTTTTCCACTGAACTTATGGAAAGCCATGAATCACAATTGTTCTGATCGCTTGGCTTGCTTAAACTCCTTTGTCATTGTTTCTATATAAGCGTATGTTTTCAGTGCTTCTGCCCAAGTTTGTATTGTTTCTTTAAGTTTTATGGCTTTAGTTTTACATCGCTATTCTTCTTATTGCATGGAGAAATATGCATCTATTGGATATTGCCAGCCACAGTTTCACAATATATTTAAGGAATTGAAACACTGAACACTTGTGCTGAACCCAGAGTCATAGCAAGTGCTTGGCAGATGTATGTGGTGCATTGCATTGTGATCTTGTGCTGGATTCTGTGCCACACAAGACCAAGTGCAATCCTGCTGCCACAGGACGGAATAAACATCTGTGTGAGGTGGCCTCTCAACTATACTTGtgttttatctatttaattGGTATTTATCTCACCAATATGATAATTGTGTCCAGAGTCTCGCTGATAGTTGTTTCCCAGTCAATGAGGGTCCTTCAGCTCTCCGTCTCAATGGTAATATTTCACTTTCTGTGTAATTGTGACGTTACTACATGTTCAGTAGCTTAGTGATCTTATGATATTTCTAGCTGACATTTTTTCAATTGGCAGAGTTCTTATTGCGCCAATTTTGCGATGCCCACACTTGCTCTGGAGGTCGGAAGCCATTTTCTAAAGGGGGGAAGGTAAATTTCATGCCCTTTCTGTGCTTGCCTTTAGCTGTTGTACTTTGCTGAGTCTATCTGAGGTAGCATAAAAGCTTAGTCTTGTTGATTCAAGCGATGCAAAGCAATTGAGAGGTGGGGTTGAGATCCTATAATTGAAACTTGAACCTACAAAAAAGCAGACAAGTTGAGGAAATGGAAATCAAAATTTTCTGCATTCCTGGGCCCTTTTTAGCTtgcattttctctttttcttttttcaccgTTTCCTCTTAGGTTAAAAATCTAGTAATAGAAACCTCTGTTCAAATGATTCAAGTCGCTTTCTTTCAATGCAACTGGAGCCAGTTTATTGGTTTATCTTGAAATAGAAGATTTTATTGTGACACCCATCCTGTATTTATTGCCATGTGTGCTTGCAGCCATCACATTAAGATTGTTGCATTATTGAGCATGTCACGAACTTAAAGTTCActttttattaaggtttgtTGATTGCGTTGTACATTATATCTCTGTTGTTTTGCATGTGCAGAAGGAGACAAGCACACTATATGTTATAATTTCTGTTCTGGTTTTGATGCTTCTGGCACTTTTCTACATATTCATGTATTTGTACCAGAGGTATTTGCTATCTATATTCTAATCTTCACTCATTTATTTCTTGTACCATATATATTGCTTTACTGTGCTTATTTATGCTGTAGGGGAATAAAAAGGGGCTCCCAAGGGCTGAAGCACATCTCAAAAAGTGGACAGAAGAAAAGGTCTTGAGAACTGGTGCATACCTGTTTTTTGTATGTAATCATGGTTACAGTGCTTTAGTTTATACATAGTTGTTCTGCACTACAGGTTGAGAGTGATATTGATGCACCCACCCTAAATTTTAGGGTAGAGAAGAAATGGATAGTGCAAAATTAGTATGGTACATTT
This genomic interval from Populus alba chromosome 1, ASM523922v2, whole genome shotgun sequence contains the following:
- the LOC118062739 gene encoding uncharacterized protein isoform X1; this encodes MGLTRKQLTILFLCLCFTVFLQLTSVSSSASPQGQKDTASSRSFEHEKEVHCSRERSRAAWKIIDEYLMPFVEKERYKISSRCRLHPENDLYRDQEQHKMHVDINEWRCGYCKKTFYEEKYLDKHFDNRHYDLLNVSHSKCLADVCGALHCDLVLDSVPHKTKCNPAATGRNKHLCESLADSCFPVNEGPSALRLNEFLLRQFCDAHTCSGGRKPFSKGGKKETSTLYVIISVLVLMLLALFYIFMYLYQRGIKRGSQGLKHISKSGQKKRS
- the LOC118062739 gene encoding uncharacterized protein isoform X2 gives rise to the protein MGLTRKQLTILFLCLCFTVFLQLTSVSSSASPQGQKDTASSSFEHEKEVHCSRERSRAAWKIIDEYLMPFVEKERYKISSRCRLHPENDLYRDQEQHKMHVDINEWRCGYCKKTFYEEKYLDKHFDNRHYDLLNVSHSKCLADVCGALHCDLVLDSVPHKTKCNPAATGRNKHLCESLADSCFPVNEGPSALRLNEFLLRQFCDAHTCSGGRKPFSKGGKKETSTLYVIISVLVLMLLALFYIFMYLYQRGIKRGSQGLKHISKSGQKKRS
- the LOC118062739 gene encoding uncharacterized protein isoform X3 encodes the protein MRQPFVFFLQLTSVSSSASPQGQKDTASSRSFEHEKEVHCSRERSRAAWKIIDEYLMPFVEKERYKISSRCRLHPENDLYRDQEQHKMHVDINEWRCGYCKKTFYEEKYLDKHFDNRHYDLLNVSHSKCLADVCGALHCDLVLDSVPHKTKCNPAATGRNKHLCESLADSCFPVNEGPSALRLNEFLLRQFCDAHTCSGGRKPFSKGGKKETSTLYVIISVLVLMLLALFYIFMYLYQRGIKRGSQGLKHISKSGQKKRS
- the LOC118062739 gene encoding uncharacterized protein isoform X5, with the translated sequence MRQPFVWSKGHCIFKLIIRSFEHEKEVHCSRERSRAAWKIIDEYLMPFVEKERYKISSRCRLHPENDLYRDQEQHKMHVDINEWRCGYCKKTFYEEKYLDKHFDNRHYDLLNVSHSKCLADVCGALHCDLVLDSVPHKTKCNPAATGRNKHLCESLADSCFPVNEGPSALRLNEFLLRQFCDAHTCSGGRKPFSKGGKKETSTLYVIISVLVLMLLALFYIFMYLYQRGIKRGSQGLKHISKSGQKKRS
- the LOC118062739 gene encoding uncharacterized protein isoform X4, translating into MRQPFVFFLQLTSVSSSASPQGQKDTASSSFEHEKEVHCSRERSRAAWKIIDEYLMPFVEKERYKISSRCRLHPENDLYRDQEQHKMHVDINEWRCGYCKKTFYEEKYLDKHFDNRHYDLLNVSHSKCLADVCGALHCDLVLDSVPHKTKCNPAATGRNKHLCESLADSCFPVNEGPSALRLNEFLLRQFCDAHTCSGGRKPFSKGGKKETSTLYVIISVLVLMLLALFYIFMYLYQRGIKRGSQGLKHISKSGQKKRS